One Dasania marina DSM 21967 DNA segment encodes these proteins:
- a CDS encoding TonB-dependent receptor encodes MKHNKLSKTALCLSVASVLSAGSTAGQAASSIEELIVTAQRRAETAQEIPIAIAAFSSEQLSSLSTSNLQELTGHISSAELFDDRGAGQPTWVIRGVGLADFNANNTPTAAIYYDDHYLSSNILGGIGMFDIDRVEVLKGPQGGLYGRNTSGGAVRINSVAPVPGADINGHVSASYGSWDKSRVEAAVGSAINDKSAFRIAAMTEQGGGWQDSLATPQDDNYGDRDFSAAKAQLFLLPSDDLEVIIKVEGGEDKSETLLALAKAIYNPSGPGYCASAVAGKADSNSCALLSNATNALVISPDGDPGLLPSLQKQDGTKVLTNPINALDNSWGGANVKVNWDFGVATLSSISAYVDYTNKQIYDYDAEPLALLHEDSKTELKSWSQEFRLVSNDDEDIYWLAGISYSKDEMDDERTGSLDQNFLVFATNSTRGYEQVAESWAAYGQVDKDITDSITINGSLRYTAEDKEFNNAYHFDNYGQFYYLEDLDYDYRLDANWSGHVGIDWAPTSDAMIYGKITRGFKSGGFYGGFAFEPEELDAYKEETVISYEVGFKSDWLDSTLRVNGAAFYYDYQDVQGFLEEYNAQTNTALTKLGNLGVATHKGLELDVTWLPFDIEGLTLQLGLTWLNAEFTDSDVVLTDLSDPETPVGTLEGLDRTFSPKFSSTVVINYERNVSEDLVGGIQLNYSYRDDIASRDSYLTDLNYAAYGQKGYELLNGRITLNPANNQWQLALVGKNLLDEVYVARATGSDLGSFSDLPGQPRSFAIEMTYNWE; translated from the coding sequence ATGAAACATAACAAGCTTTCTAAAACCGCCTTGTGCCTATCGGTAGCGTCCGTGTTATCGGCCGGTTCAACCGCGGGGCAAGCAGCCAGTAGCATAGAAGAACTGATAGTAACCGCACAAAGACGTGCTGAAACTGCACAGGAAATTCCTATTGCGATAGCTGCGTTTTCCAGTGAACAATTAAGCTCTTTAAGCACTTCTAACCTTCAAGAGTTAACCGGACATATTTCCAGTGCCGAGTTATTTGATGACCGTGGCGCGGGCCAGCCGACCTGGGTTATTCGCGGCGTAGGCTTGGCAGACTTTAATGCCAACAACACCCCTACCGCTGCCATTTATTACGACGATCACTACCTGTCATCCAATATCTTGGGCGGCATAGGCATGTTTGATATAGATCGTGTTGAAGTATTAAAGGGCCCACAAGGCGGCCTCTATGGACGTAACACCAGTGGTGGTGCTGTGCGTATTAATTCAGTAGCCCCCGTTCCCGGTGCCGACATTAACGGCCATGTTTCTGCGTCCTATGGCAGCTGGGATAAATCCCGAGTGGAAGCCGCTGTAGGTAGCGCCATTAATGATAAAAGCGCCTTTCGCATAGCCGCTATGACTGAGCAAGGCGGTGGCTGGCAGGACAGTTTAGCCACCCCGCAAGATGATAATTATGGCGATAGGGATTTTTCTGCAGCCAAAGCACAGTTATTCCTACTGCCTAGTGATGATCTTGAAGTCATCATCAAAGTAGAAGGCGGTGAAGATAAATCAGAAACATTACTAGCTTTAGCTAAAGCTATTTACAACCCTTCAGGCCCTGGCTATTGCGCCAGCGCTGTGGCCGGCAAGGCCGATTCAAATAGCTGCGCTCTGCTGTCGAATGCCACTAACGCCTTAGTCATCTCACCTGATGGAGACCCCGGTTTATTACCGTCCTTACAAAAGCAAGACGGCACTAAAGTACTAACCAACCCTATTAACGCACTGGATAACTCCTGGGGCGGCGCCAATGTTAAAGTCAATTGGGATTTTGGTGTTGCGACTTTATCGTCTATTAGCGCCTACGTAGATTACACCAACAAACAAATTTACGATTATGATGCTGAGCCACTAGCGCTGCTACATGAAGATAGCAAAACCGAATTAAAATCCTGGTCGCAGGAATTTCGTTTAGTCTCCAATGATGATGAAGATATTTATTGGTTGGCAGGTATCTCTTATTCCAAAGATGAAATGGATGATGAAAGAACGGGCAGCCTGGATCAGAACTTTTTGGTTTTCGCCACCAACTCTACCCGTGGCTATGAACAAGTAGCTGAATCCTGGGCAGCCTACGGCCAAGTCGATAAAGATATAACTGACAGCATCACCATCAATGGCTCGTTGCGTTACACCGCGGAAGATAAAGAGTTTAATAATGCCTATCATTTTGATAATTATGGCCAGTTTTATTATCTCGAAGATCTCGATTATGACTATAGGCTGGATGCCAACTGGTCTGGCCATGTAGGCATAGACTGGGCCCCTACTAGTGACGCTATGATTTACGGTAAAATTACCCGCGGCTTTAAGTCCGGTGGCTTTTACGGCGGCTTTGCCTTTGAACCTGAAGAGCTAGATGCCTATAAAGAAGAAACCGTTATCTCTTATGAAGTAGGCTTTAAAAGTGATTGGCTAGACAGCACGCTACGAGTCAATGGTGCTGCGTTTTATTACGACTACCAAGATGTGCAAGGTTTTCTCGAGGAGTATAACGCTCAGACCAATACCGCTCTTACCAAGCTAGGCAATTTAGGTGTAGCTACACATAAAGGCTTAGAACTAGACGTCACTTGGCTACCCTTTGATATTGAAGGGCTGACCTTACAACTAGGCTTAACCTGGTTGAATGCTGAATTTACTGACTCTGATGTGGTGCTCACTGACCTATCCGATCCAGAGACTCCGGTTGGTACATTGGAAGGTTTAGATCGTACCTTCTCACCGAAATTTAGCTCTACGGTTGTTATTAACTATGAACGTAATGTGTCCGAGGATTTAGTCGGCGGCATACAGCTTAACTACAGCTATCGCGACGATATTGCCTCTAGAGACAGCTATTTAACGGATCTCAATTATGCTGCCTATGGCCAAAAAGGTTATGAGTTACTGAATGGTCGCATCACACTTAATCCTGCAAACAACCAATGGCAGTTAGCATTGGTAGGTAAAAACTTGCTGGATGAAGTCTACGTTGCCCGCGCAACAGGTAGTGATTTGGGTAGTTTTAGTGACCTACCTGGCCAGCCTCGTAGCTTTGCCATAGAAATGACCTATAACTGGGAGTAA